A single region of the Arthrobacter sp. zg-Y820 genome encodes:
- a CDS encoding glycosyltransferase family 2 protein, with protein MPDTVAVAAVTFDRPDDVSTLLGSLAAQSGNITSVSLVDSGKSPVQDIAEASAANVTYIRSNTNLGGAGGFSLAILSAMASGADWIWIMDDDAHPEDPHCLSTLLEAAREHNVDVVLPLVVAPGHPDTLSFHFRLDGKLTHDRAAVEKLGFIPDIGHFFNGALIRTDVFFRVGLPDLRLFIRGDETDFMIRLRRAGVRFGTVTSVALTHPAAWAEVKPVAGERLHVLVPENAFKQFYFYRNRGHLTWKYKRLRSFAADAAGYPIHFAKTRDPRGFAAWFRAYTAGMRGRFGPPSDFGF; from the coding sequence TTGCCGGACACCGTGGCCGTAGCAGCTGTAACGTTCGACCGTCCCGACGACGTGTCCACCCTGCTGGGCTCACTGGCTGCCCAAAGCGGCAACATTACGTCAGTTTCCTTGGTGGATTCCGGCAAGTCTCCGGTTCAGGATATCGCTGAAGCATCGGCGGCGAACGTCACGTACATCCGCTCCAACACAAATCTGGGCGGTGCCGGCGGTTTTTCGCTGGCCATCCTGTCGGCCATGGCCTCCGGCGCGGACTGGATCTGGATCATGGACGACGACGCCCATCCGGAGGATCCGCACTGCCTGTCGACCCTGCTCGAGGCCGCACGGGAACACAACGTCGATGTTGTCCTGCCCCTGGTGGTCGCTCCGGGACACCCCGACACCCTGTCCTTTCACTTCCGCCTGGACGGCAAGCTCACGCACGACCGCGCTGCGGTGGAGAAACTGGGCTTCATCCCCGACATCGGGCATTTTTTCAACGGTGCGCTGATCCGCACCGACGTGTTCTTCCGTGTCGGCCTGCCGGACCTGCGGCTCTTCATCCGGGGTGACGAAACCGACTTCATGATTCGGCTGCGCCGTGCGGGCGTGCGGTTCGGCACCGTCACCTCCGTCGCGCTGACCCATCCCGCCGCCTGGGCCGAGGTCAAGCCGGTGGCAGGGGAACGGCTGCACGTGCTGGTCCCCGAAAATGCCTTTAAACAGTTCTACTTCTACCGCAACCGCGGCCACCTGACCTGGAAATACAAGCGCCTGCGCTCCTTCGCAGCCGACGCCGCGGGTTATCCCATCCACTTTGCCAAGACGCGCGATCCGCGTGGCTTTGCCGCCTGGTTCCGTGCCTACACCGCGGGCATGCGCGGCCGTTTCGGCCCGCCGTCGGACTTCGGTTTCTGA
- a CDS encoding glycosyltransferase — translation MSGSDLSVPGTALTLVITTFNRAGYLRGLLDSVAALDPAPERIIVVDNASTDDTQAIISAAASRLPMPVVNLRLPVNAGGAGGFSAGVERALAEGASWLWVMDDDVVVLPGAVAALIKWTGTYQCIHGRRLDDAGSPFFWQHRFLPFLGIHVPIRGNVFRDTPVFSTNVGCFEGMLISADLVRRIGLPDARYFINGDDEIYGWLASRLTDVVYVNDFVLQKVRPQKQIDLGIRHLNDSSDLSRFYSMRNRGHTAQYLLAHGRYSRAGFALGTLLTAGKEVLRLLAVEHRISGVGSLWRGWRESRAIMHDESWQPLPPLEDLPHHDRKHQV, via the coding sequence ATGAGCGGCTCCGACCTCTCAGTGCCCGGAACCGCCCTGACACTGGTCATCACCACGTTTAACCGGGCCGGTTACCTGCGCGGCCTGCTGGATTCGGTGGCTGCGCTGGATCCGGCGCCGGAGCGGATCATCGTGGTGGACAACGCCAGCACCGATGACACCCAGGCCATCATCAGCGCGGCGGCTTCCCGGCTGCCGATGCCGGTGGTGAACCTCCGGCTGCCGGTCAACGCCGGAGGCGCCGGCGGGTTTTCCGCCGGCGTGGAGCGGGCCCTCGCCGAGGGTGCGTCATGGCTGTGGGTGATGGACGACGACGTCGTGGTCCTTCCCGGTGCGGTGGCCGCCCTCATCAAGTGGACCGGCACGTACCAGTGCATCCACGGCCGGCGCCTGGATGACGCGGGCAGTCCGTTTTTTTGGCAGCACCGCTTCCTGCCGTTCCTTGGCATCCACGTTCCCATCCGCGGCAACGTCTTCCGGGATACGCCGGTTTTCTCCACCAACGTGGGCTGTTTCGAAGGCATGCTGATCTCCGCCGACCTGGTCCGCCGGATCGGGCTGCCGGATGCGCGGTACTTCATCAACGGCGACGACGAAATCTACGGCTGGCTTGCCTCGCGGCTGACGGACGTGGTGTACGTCAACGACTTCGTGCTGCAGAAGGTCCGCCCGCAGAAGCAGATTGACCTGGGCATCCGCCACCTGAACGACTCCAGCGACCTCAGCCGGTTCTACTCCATGCGCAACCGCGGGCACACCGCCCAGTATCTCCTCGCCCACGGCAGGTATTCCCGCGCAGGCTTCGCCCTGGGCACCCTGCTGACCGCCGGCAAGGAGGTGCTGCGGCTGCTTGCCGTGGAGCACCGCATTTCCGGCGTGGGCAGCCTGTGGCGCGGTTGGCGCGAAAGCCGTGCCATCATGCACGATGAATCATGGCAGCCCCTGCCGCCGCTTGAGGACCTTCCCCACCACGATCGGAAACATCAGGTTTGA
- a CDS encoding NAD-dependent epimerase/dehydratase family protein, with product MTQHLSSPQASAVQQQADPPASVWVVLGSTGFIGAAVCAGLREAGITVRTVQAPRLESSAQDAAGLLAEAAALEAVRAELAAAFTGARVVVNAAGLATPGGTDSPALRGANSLLPLVIADAADSAGLRRFVHLSSAAVQGHRPYLDETGYVQPFSAYSRSKALGERALAERTGGGCSAVTIRATSVQGLQRPTTAKLARLAASPLASVAGDGTAPSPVSSVDALVEFITTVGSYAGDVPAVVLQPWERSTVAGVLEAAGGRKPVRLPAWLCRSALWCGYRLSGLAGERLHGPLRRLEMMWFGQRQVAGWAEATGSVPEPRVQEILSSLQNSEPAGYQASERLPERVSR from the coding sequence TTGACGCAGCACCTCTCTTCACCGCAGGCATCCGCAGTTCAGCAGCAGGCCGATCCCCCGGCATCCGTTTGGGTGGTGCTGGGCTCCACAGGTTTTATCGGCGCAGCCGTCTGCGCCGGCCTGCGGGAAGCCGGCATCACGGTGCGGACTGTCCAGGCACCGCGGCTGGAGTCATCTGCGCAGGATGCAGCGGGGCTGCTCGCTGAGGCCGCCGCCCTGGAGGCGGTGCGGGCGGAGCTTGCCGCCGCCTTCACGGGCGCCCGGGTGGTTGTCAACGCGGCCGGGCTGGCCACGCCCGGGGGAACGGACTCCCCCGCCCTGCGCGGAGCCAACTCGCTGCTGCCGCTTGTCATCGCCGACGCGGCAGATTCCGCCGGGCTCCGGCGCTTTGTGCACCTCAGCAGTGCCGCCGTCCAGGGCCACCGCCCGTACCTGGACGAAACCGGCTACGTGCAGCCGTTTTCGGCCTACTCCCGGTCCAAGGCGCTGGGCGAGCGTGCCCTCGCGGAACGCACCGGCGGCGGCTGCAGTGCCGTGACGATCCGGGCGACGTCGGTGCAGGGGCTGCAGCGTCCCACCACCGCCAAGCTCGCCCGCCTGGCGGCCTCTCCGCTGGCCTCGGTCGCAGGCGACGGGACCGCCCCGTCCCCGGTCAGCTCCGTGGATGCCCTGGTGGAGTTCATCACGACCGTTGGGTCCTACGCCGGGGATGTCCCCGCCGTCGTCCTGCAGCCGTGGGAACGCTCGACGGTGGCCGGAGTGCTCGAGGCGGCGGGCGGCCGCAAGCCGGTCCGCCTGCCCGCGTGGCTGTGCCGGAGCGCGCTGTGGTGCGGCTACCGGCTCTCCGGCCTCGCCGGTGAGCGGCTGCACGGTCCGCTGCGCCGGCTGGAGATGATGTGGTTCGGCCAGCGGCAGGTTGCGGGCTGGGCCGAGGCCACCGGCAGTGTCCCCGAACCCCGGGTGCAGGAGATCCTGAGCTCGCTGCAGAACAGCGAACCGGCCGGCTACCAGGCTTCGGAGAGACTTCCCGAACGGGTTTCCCGCTAA
- the prmC gene encoding peptide chain release factor N(5)-glutamine methyltransferase — translation MESTTLAAALREAAAILAGAGVPSPAVDAELLAAHLLGESRGRVKALAFTDAPVPPGFAELVAERASRVPLQHLTGTASFRYLELMVGPGVFVPRPETETVAQLAIDAARRIAAEGKAPVKAVDLGTGSGAIAASLATEVPEAEVYAVELSPLALAWARRNLEPLGVHLLHDDLRTALADSDGTFDVVVSNPPYVPADAVPNEPEAAEHDPAMALYGGGRDGLELPLAAAGTAARLLRTSGYFVMEHAEVQAERIAALLAAQPCWQDVATHTDLNGRPRATSAVRTAHDI, via the coding sequence ATGGAATCCACCACGCTGGCGGCGGCCCTGCGCGAAGCCGCCGCCATTCTGGCCGGTGCCGGCGTGCCGAGCCCGGCCGTGGACGCTGAGCTTCTCGCTGCCCACCTGCTGGGGGAGTCCCGCGGCCGGGTCAAGGCGCTGGCCTTCACCGACGCACCCGTGCCGCCCGGCTTCGCGGAGCTTGTCGCCGAACGTGCGTCCCGCGTCCCGCTGCAGCATCTGACCGGCACCGCCTCGTTCCGCTATCTCGAGCTGATGGTCGGGCCGGGTGTTTTCGTGCCGCGGCCCGAGACCGAGACCGTGGCGCAGCTCGCCATCGACGCCGCACGCCGGATTGCTGCCGAAGGCAAGGCGCCGGTCAAGGCAGTGGACCTGGGCACCGGATCCGGTGCCATTGCCGCGTCGCTGGCCACCGAGGTTCCGGAAGCCGAGGTGTACGCCGTCGAACTGAGCCCGCTGGCGTTGGCCTGGGCCCGGCGGAACCTCGAGCCGCTGGGGGTGCACCTTCTCCACGACGACCTGCGCACCGCCCTGGCGGACTCCGACGGAACGTTCGATGTGGTGGTTTCCAACCCGCCGTATGTGCCCGCGGACGCGGTTCCCAATGAGCCCGAGGCCGCCGAGCACGATCCGGCCATGGCGCTGTACGGCGGCGGCCGGGACGGACTGGAACTGCCGCTGGCCGCCGCCGGCACCGCTGCCCGGCTGCTGCGCACCTCCGGATACTTTGTGATGGAACATGCCGAGGTCCAGGCCGAGCGGATTGCTGCCCTGCTGGCAGCGCAGCCGTGCTGGCAGGACGTGGCGACACACACTGACCTCAACGGCCGCCCGCGGGCCACCTCCGCGGTGCGGACGGCACACGACATCTGA
- the prfA gene encoding peptide chain release factor 1, whose translation MFESIQGLLDEHEELQLRLSDPAVHADQGLARRLGRRYAELSRIVDAYNKWHALEDDLAAASEMAADDPEFAAEVPVLQEQLDEAQEKLRRLLIPRDPNDGRDVIIEVKGGEGGDEAALFAGDLLRMYTRYAETRGWKTEIITSTESDLGGYKDVSMAIKGSSNDPAEGVYARLKYEGGVHRVQRVPVTESQGRIHTSAAGVLVLPEVDEPEEVEISQNDLKIDVYRSSGPGGQSVNTTDSAVRITHLPTGIVVAMQNEKSQLQNREAGMRVLRSRILAHRQAEIDAANSDIRKSQIRTMDRSERIRTYNYPENRIVDHRTGYKAYNLDTVMNGDLEAVVQAAIEMDEQARLDAIGDEN comes from the coding sequence ATGTTTGAGTCCATACAGGGTCTGTTGGATGAGCACGAAGAGCTGCAGCTGCGGCTTTCCGATCCGGCGGTGCACGCGGACCAGGGCCTCGCCCGGCGGCTCGGACGGCGCTACGCCGAACTCAGCCGCATCGTGGACGCCTACAACAAGTGGCACGCCCTCGAAGACGATCTCGCAGCGGCTTCCGAAATGGCAGCTGACGATCCCGAATTCGCCGCCGAGGTTCCGGTCCTTCAGGAGCAGCTCGACGAGGCCCAGGAGAAGCTGCGCCGGCTGCTGATTCCCCGCGACCCCAACGACGGCCGCGACGTCATCATTGAGGTCAAGGGCGGTGAAGGCGGCGACGAAGCTGCCTTGTTCGCCGGTGACCTGCTGCGCATGTACACCCGCTACGCCGAGACCCGGGGCTGGAAGACTGAAATCATCACCTCCACGGAGTCGGACCTGGGCGGTTACAAGGACGTCTCCATGGCCATCAAGGGTTCCTCCAACGACCCGGCCGAAGGCGTCTATGCCCGCCTGAAGTACGAGGGCGGCGTCCACCGGGTGCAGCGTGTTCCGGTCACGGAATCCCAGGGCCGGATCCACACCTCGGCCGCCGGCGTGCTGGTGCTTCCCGAAGTGGACGAGCCTGAAGAAGTCGAGATCAGCCAGAACGACCTGAAGATTGACGTTTACCGGTCCTCGGGCCCGGGCGGCCAGTCGGTCAACACCACCGACTCCGCCGTGCGCATCACCCACCTTCCCACCGGAATTGTGGTGGCCATGCAGAATGAGAAGTCACAGCTGCAGAACCGCGAAGCCGGCATGCGCGTGCTCCGCTCCCGCATCCTGGCCCACCGGCAGGCTGAGATCGACGCCGCGAACTCGGACATCCGCAAGTCCCAGATCCGCACCATGGACCGTTCCGAGCGCATCCGCACCTACAACTACCCGGAAAACCGGATTGTGGACCACCGCACCGGCTACAAGGCCTACAACCTGGACACCGTGATGAACGGCGACCTCGAAGCAGTGGTGCAGGCCGCGATCGAAATGGATGAGCAGGCGCGCCTCGACGCCATCGGTGACGAGAACTAA
- the rho gene encoding transcription termination factor Rho has protein sequence MTDTTDLTTGVDSATAGINGEATSKSSGLAGLKLAQLQALAGQLGITGGSRMRKGDLVTAISNHQRGGAVADRPVRGANTDAAQADGAKAGSDRSAPAAAEAPAAEQSAPERPARTRNRNRRAASDGVVTAPAAEAPAPAAEAPAAQAETAREETPREDNQRERGNRRSRSRRADSEASDNGRSENTRSETARSENGRDNNKAEQPSTESAPSNASENGNGAAANGSEDRSRENGRDKRENSRGDRDNTRAERENNRENTRENRENTRENRDNTRGDRDNNRENTRGDRENARDSRDDSEENGRGRNRRNRNRSDRNDRGDRNDRSERNDRNDRNDRSDRNDRFRDRNERRRNRNQNPDVDDVEVTEDDVLLPVAGILDVLENYAFVRTSGYLPGPNDVYVSLAQVKKYNLRKGDAVVGAIRAPREGENQGGNQRQKFNALVRLTTVNGKPAEDNKDRVEFSKLVPLYPSERLRLETSAKVIGPRVIDLVAPIGKGQRGLIVSPPKAGKTLILQAIANAITINNPEVHLMMVLVDERPEEVTDMQRTVKGEVIASTFDRPADDHTTVAELAIERAKRLVEMGNDVVVLLDSMTRLGRAYNLAAPASGRILSGGVDSSALYPPKRFFGAARNIENGGSLTILATALVETGSKMDEVIFEEFKGTGNMELRLSRNLADKRIFPAVDVNASGTRREENLLSPDEVKIMWKLRRVLSGLDTQSALELLTGKIRETQSNVEFLMQIQKTTLGTKDD, from the coding sequence GTGACAGACACCACTGACCTGACAACAGGTGTGGACTCAGCTACCGCCGGAATCAACGGCGAAGCGACTTCAAAAAGCTCCGGTCTTGCGGGCCTCAAGCTCGCACAGCTCCAGGCGCTTGCCGGCCAGCTTGGCATTACCGGCGGGTCCCGCATGCGCAAGGGAGATCTCGTAACAGCCATCTCCAACCATCAGCGGGGCGGCGCAGTTGCCGACCGCCCGGTGCGCGGCGCCAACACTGACGCCGCACAGGCCGACGGCGCCAAGGCCGGTTCCGACCGCTCAGCCCCGGCAGCTGCCGAGGCGCCCGCCGCCGAGCAGTCGGCTCCGGAGCGTCCGGCCCGGACCCGCAACCGCAACCGCCGCGCTGCCAGTGACGGAGTCGTCACTGCGCCCGCAGCGGAAGCGCCGGCTCCGGCCGCGGAGGCACCGGCCGCCCAGGCCGAAACCGCCCGCGAGGAGACCCCCCGCGAGGACAACCAGCGGGAGCGCGGCAACCGCCGTTCACGCAGCCGCCGCGCCGACAGCGAGGCATCGGACAACGGCCGGTCCGAGAACACACGGTCTGAGACCGCACGGTCTGAGAACGGCCGGGACAACAACAAGGCCGAGCAGCCGAGCACCGAGTCCGCGCCGTCAAACGCGTCGGAGAACGGTAACGGAGCAGCTGCCAACGGTTCAGAGGACCGCAGCCGCGAGAACGGCCGGGACAAGCGCGAGAACTCCCGCGGCGACCGGGACAACACCCGGGCCGAGCGTGAGAACAACCGCGAAAACACCCGCGAGAACCGCGAGAACACCCGCGAAAACCGGGACAACACCCGCGGCGACCGGGACAACAACCGCGAGAACACCCGCGGTGACCGCGAGAACGCCCGCGACAGCCGCGACGACAGCGAAGAAAACGGCCGGGGCCGCAACCGCCGCAACCGCAACCGCAGCGACCGCAATGACCGCGGCGACCGGAACGACCGCAGTGAGCGGAACGACCGGAACGACCGCAACGACCGCAGCGACCGGAATGACCGTTTCCGCGACCGCAACGAGCGCCGCCGCAACCGGAACCAGAACCCGGACGTTGACGACGTTGAGGTCACCGAAGACGACGTCCTGCTGCCCGTGGCCGGCATCCTGGACGTCCTCGAGAACTACGCGTTTGTGCGGACCTCCGGCTACCTGCCGGGCCCGAACGACGTCTACGTTTCCCTGGCCCAGGTCAAGAAGTACAACCTGCGCAAGGGCGACGCCGTTGTCGGTGCCATCCGTGCTCCCCGCGAAGGCGAGAACCAGGGCGGCAACCAGCGCCAGAAGTTCAACGCGCTGGTCCGCCTGACCACTGTCAACGGCAAACCGGCCGAGGACAACAAGGACCGCGTGGAGTTCTCCAAGCTGGTTCCGCTGTACCCCTCCGAGCGCCTGCGCCTGGAGACCTCCGCCAAGGTGATCGGCCCGCGCGTCATCGACCTGGTGGCCCCGATCGGCAAGGGCCAGCGCGGCCTGATCGTCTCGCCGCCCAAGGCTGGCAAGACGCTCATCCTGCAGGCAATCGCCAACGCCATCACGATCAACAATCCTGAGGTCCACCTCATGATGGTCCTCGTGGACGAGCGCCCCGAAGAAGTCACGGACATGCAGCGCACGGTCAAGGGCGAGGTCATTGCCTCCACCTTCGACCGTCCCGCCGATGACCACACCACGGTGGCTGAACTTGCCATCGAGCGTGCCAAGCGCCTCGTGGAAATGGGCAACGACGTCGTCGTTCTCCTGGACTCCATGACCCGCCTGGGCCGTGCCTACAACCTGGCCGCTCCGGCGTCGGGCCGCATCCTGTCCGGTGGTGTGGATTCGTCCGCACTGTACCCGCCCAAGCGTTTCTTCGGTGCTGCCCGCAACATCGAAAACGGCGGATCGCTGACCATCCTGGCCACGGCCCTGGTGGAGACCGGATCCAAGATGGACGAGGTCATCTTCGAGGAATTCAAGGGCACCGGCAACATGGAACTGCGCCTGTCCCGCAACCTTGCGGACAAGCGCATCTTCCCGGCCGTGGACGTCAACGCGTCCGGTACCCGCCGCGAAGAGAACCTGCTGTCCCCTGATGAGGTCAAGATCATGTGGAAGCTGCGCCGTGTGCTGTCGGGCCTGGACACCCAGTCTGCGCTGGAACTGCTGACCGGCAAGATTCGGGAAACGCAGTCCAACGTCGAATTCCTGATGCAGATCCAGAAGACCACCCTGGGCACCAAGGACGACTAG
- the thrB gene encoding homoserine kinase, which produces MSDSAAPSRTAVAEGQDVTVRVPATSANLGPGFDSLGLAVGLFDTVRVRTVGEPGTAVSITGEGAGTLPTDGTHLVVRTIRLTVEAAGYSLPGLRLDADNVIPHGRGLGSSASAIVSGVLAGNALLPPEHRLDAAGLLDLCSRLEGHPDNVAPALAGGLAISWEEAGTFRSVTAPVHPDIIPVAAVPANELSTESARGLLPAAVPHPAAAANSGRAALLVHALAADPALLPEGTRDFLHQDYRAEAMAPSAALMAHLRANGLAAVISGAGPTVMALANGTDQARRAEELITEYLTAAGTTQFWRVLRLSVDRDGARVEEHQRY; this is translated from the coding sequence GTGAGCGATTCCGCGGCACCTTCCCGCACCGCCGTGGCCGAAGGCCAGGACGTCACGGTCCGGGTGCCGGCCACCAGCGCCAACCTGGGACCGGGCTTTGACAGCCTGGGACTGGCCGTTGGCCTGTTCGACACCGTGCGGGTGCGCACCGTCGGCGAGCCCGGCACCGCCGTCAGCATCACCGGCGAAGGTGCCGGCACGCTGCCCACCGACGGCACCCACCTGGTGGTCCGGACCATCCGGCTCACGGTGGAAGCCGCCGGATACTCGCTGCCGGGGCTGCGTCTCGACGCGGACAACGTCATTCCGCACGGCCGCGGCCTGGGCTCCTCCGCCTCGGCCATCGTGTCCGGCGTCCTGGCGGGCAATGCCCTGCTGCCGCCGGAGCACCGGCTGGACGCCGCCGGGCTGCTGGATTTGTGCTCCCGGCTGGAGGGTCATCCGGACAACGTGGCTCCGGCGCTGGCCGGCGGACTGGCGATCTCCTGGGAGGAGGCCGGAACGTTCCGGTCGGTGACGGCCCCGGTGCATCCGGACATCATTCCGGTTGCTGCCGTTCCGGCCAACGAACTGTCCACGGAAAGTGCCCGCGGACTGCTTCCGGCGGCCGTGCCGCATCCCGCGGCAGCGGCCAATTCGGGCCGGGCGGCACTGCTGGTCCATGCCCTGGCCGCCGATCCGGCGCTGCTGCCGGAGGGCACGCGGGATTTCCTGCACCAGGATTATCGGGCCGAGGCCATGGCGCCCAGCGCCGCTTTGATGGCCCATCTGAGGGCCAACGGGCTCGCTGCGGTCATCTCCGGCGCCGGGCCCACCGTCATGGCCCTGGCCAACGGAACGGATCAGGCACGCCGCGCGGAAGAGCTGATTACCGAGTACCTGACGGCCGCCGGAACTACGCAATTTTGGCGTGTTTTGCGGCTCAGTGTGGACCGAGATGGTGCTAGAGTGGAAGAGCACCAGCGGTACTAA
- the thrC gene encoding threonine synthase: MAQQWRGVIREYADRLPVTDSTEIITLGEGGTPLVRAKALSELTGNEVYLKVEGMNPTGSFKDRGMTMAITAAVESGAKAVVCASTGNTSASAAAYATQAGITCAVLVPDGKISMGKLSQAIAHGAELLQVNGNFDNCLDVARKLAEAYPVFLVNSVNPARIEGQKTAAFEVVDALGDAPDLHLLPVGNAGNITAYWKGYTEYAAPYTNLAGTELPPVATKTPAMWGFQAEGASPLVQGHPVTDPDTIATAIRIGNPASWDQAIAARDESGGLIEAVTDTEILEAHRWLSSREGVFVEPASAAGVAGLLKKHAAGEVPTGKKIVITVTGHGLKDPQWALRTADGSDVEPTKVEFDVVSVAAALGLEAQAAG, encoded by the coding sequence GTGGCTCAGCAATGGCGCGGCGTTATCCGCGAGTACGCCGATCGTCTTCCCGTAACCGACAGCACCGAGATCATCACGCTGGGCGAGGGCGGCACGCCCCTGGTCCGGGCGAAGGCGCTGTCCGAGCTCACCGGCAATGAGGTCTACCTCAAGGTCGAAGGCATGAACCCCACCGGCTCCTTCAAGGACCGCGGCATGACGATGGCCATCACGGCCGCCGTCGAGTCCGGTGCCAAGGCCGTGGTCTGCGCGTCCACCGGCAACACCTCCGCCTCGGCCGCGGCGTATGCCACGCAGGCCGGCATCACCTGCGCCGTCCTGGTGCCGGACGGCAAGATCTCCATGGGCAAGCTCAGCCAGGCCATCGCCCACGGCGCCGAGCTGCTGCAGGTCAACGGCAACTTCGACAACTGCCTGGACGTGGCCCGCAAGCTCGCCGAGGCCTACCCGGTGTTCCTGGTCAACTCGGTCAACCCGGCACGCATCGAAGGCCAGAAGACCGCAGCCTTTGAGGTGGTTGACGCCCTGGGCGACGCCCCAGACCTGCACCTGCTGCCCGTCGGCAACGCCGGCAACATCACCGCGTACTGGAAGGGCTACACCGAGTACGCCGCGCCGTACACCAACCTCGCCGGAACCGAGCTGCCACCGGTCGCCACGAAAACCCCCGCCATGTGGGGCTTCCAGGCCGAGGGGGCCTCGCCCCTGGTGCAGGGCCACCCCGTCACGGACCCGGACACCATTGCCACTGCCATCCGCATCGGCAACCCGGCCTCCTGGGACCAGGCCATCGCCGCCCGGGACGAGTCCGGCGGGCTGATCGAAGCCGTCACCGACACTGAAATCCTCGAGGCGCACCGCTGGCTGTCCTCCCGCGAGGGCGTCTTCGTGGAGCCGGCCTCCGCCGCGGGAGTGGCGGGGCTGCTCAAGAAGCATGCCGCCGGCGAGGTTCCCACCGGCAAGAAGATTGTCATCACCGTCACCGGCCACGGCCTGAAGGACCCCCAGTGGGCGCTGCGCACTGCCGACGGTTCCGATGTGGAGCCCACCAAGGTGGAATTCGACGTCGTATCCGTGGCTGCCGCGCTGGGCCTGGAAGCACAGGCCGCGGGCTAG
- a CDS encoding homoserine dehydrogenase, translating to MNTLKVALLGCGNVGSQVARILINDAEDLASRTGARLELTGIAVRNPNAPRDVDLPKDLFTTDAEALVENADIVIELMGGMEPARTLMLHAIGHGASVVTGNKALLAADGAALFQKADAAGVRLAYEAAVAGAIPILRPIRDSLSGDRITRVLGIVNGTTNYILDAMDSTGAQFADALAEAQRLGYAEADPTADVEGHDAAAKGAILASLAFHTTFDLANVSCEGISSVTAEDIAAAQDAGFVIKLLAIAEKLENDGEPGVSVRVHPTLLPRTHPLAAVHGAFNAVFVEAENAGELMFYGQGAGGAPTASAVMGDVVSTARRLVLGGPLGAETPTGHVQALPMPMVTTSYSIGLQVTDQPGVLAAVARVFADHGVSIETMRQTIHGDGTGAAAELRFVTHRASEAALAATVEAIKGLDVIISVTSVLRVEGV from the coding sequence ATGAACACCCTGAAAGTTGCCCTGTTGGGATGCGGAAACGTTGGCTCACAGGTGGCCCGGATCCTCATCAACGACGCCGAAGACCTGGCCTCGCGCACCGGAGCCCGGCTGGAGCTGACCGGCATCGCCGTCCGCAATCCGAACGCGCCCCGCGACGTTGACCTGCCGAAGGACCTCTTCACCACCGATGCCGAGGCCCTGGTGGAAAACGCCGACATCGTCATTGAGCTGATGGGCGGCATGGAGCCCGCCCGCACGCTGATGCTCCACGCCATCGGCCACGGTGCGTCAGTGGTCACCGGCAACAAGGCGCTGCTGGCTGCCGACGGCGCCGCACTGTTCCAGAAAGCCGACGCCGCGGGCGTCCGGCTGGCCTACGAGGCAGCCGTCGCCGGTGCGATCCCCATCCTGCGCCCGATCCGCGACAGCCTTTCCGGCGACCGGATCACCCGCGTGCTGGGAATCGTCAACGGCACCACCAACTACATCCTCGACGCGATGGACTCCACCGGCGCGCAGTTCGCCGACGCCCTCGCCGAAGCCCAGCGCCTGGGCTATGCGGAAGCCGATCCCACCGCGGACGTGGAGGGCCACGACGCCGCCGCCAAGGGCGCGATCCTCGCCTCGCTGGCGTTCCACACCACCTTTGACCTGGCGAACGTGTCATGCGAGGGCATTTCCTCGGTCACCGCCGAGGACATCGCCGCCGCGCAGGATGCCGGCTTCGTCATCAAGCTGCTCGCCATCGCCGAAAAGCTGGAGAACGACGGCGAACCCGGCGTCAGCGTGCGGGTGCACCCCACGCTGCTGCCGCGCACCCATCCGCTGGCCGCTGTCCACGGCGCGTTCAACGCCGTGTTCGTGGAAGCCGAAAACGCCGGAGAGCTGATGTTCTACGGCCAGGGCGCCGGCGGCGCCCCGACCGCCTCGGCCGTGATGGGCGACGTCGTCAGCACCGCCCGCCGCCTCGTGCTGGGCGGACCGCTGGGCGCTGAAACCCCCACCGGCCATGTTCAGGCCCTGCCGATGCCGATGGTTACCACCAGCTACAGCATCGGCCTGCAGGTCACCGACCAGCCGGGCGTGCTGGCAGCCGTGGCCCGGGTGTTCGCCGATCACGGCGTCTCCATCGAAACGATGCGCCAGACCATCCACGGCGACGGCACCGGAGCAGCGGCAGAACTGCGCTTCGTGACGCACCGTGCCTCCGAAGCTGCCCTGGCAGCCACCGTCGAGGCCATCAAGGGCCTGGACGTCATCATTTCCGTCACATCCGTCCTGCGGGTAGAAGGGGTCTAA